CCCCTTCCTTTCTGAAAGTAGTTTAATCTTGGCTTTCTCTTCAGGCGTTAACTTCATCCCAAACCAGACAATATCTTTTTTGTCTTTTGCACTCATCTTTGACTTATTATTTTATTGTTGCAACAAATTTATAGCAAAGTTGCAACAGAGTCCACTAAATTTTCAATATCGACTTATTGATATGTTAGTGAACTATTTGATCTCTGCTTTCTCATCCACATCATCCACAAAATACATAGTGGCTGCGGCAATAATCATCACGATGCCACCGAGAACCAAAGCATAAACCGCTTCTCCCCCAAAGTATGTACGGGTTACAAATCCCAGAATGGTTGCCGCCAGCAGTTGTGGAAGTACAATAAAGAAGTTAAAAATCCCCATATACAGTCCCATTTTTTGGGCGGGAAGGGATCCGGCCAGGATTGCGTATGGCATTGCCAGAATGGAAGCCCAGGCTACCCCTACTCCAATCATCGAAATGATGAGCATCATCGGATCAGAGATGAAGTAAATCAAGATCAAACCGATACCGCCCAAAACCAAAGATAAAGCATGTACCCATTTGCGGCTCAATATTTTAGCCAAAGGAGCTAATCCAAAGGCAACGATAGCAGCGACGCCGTTGTACACACCAAACATCACACCTACCCAGTCGGCCCCTTCATTATAAAGCATGGAGGTTGTATCACTGGTTCCGTAGATGTGAGCCGTTACTCCGGAGGTGGTATAAATCCACATGGCAAATAAGGCAAACCAGGAAAAGAATTGAACTACAGCCAGCTGCTTCATGGTTTTCGGCATATGAATGAAATCATGCATCACCACAACCAGTCCGTGTTGGGTTTTACCGCCTTTCTGAAGCAGTCCTGCTACCAAAGAAACCAGACCAGCTGCAATCAACCCGCCCGTTGCCACATACACTTCTTTCTCAAGTTCGTATGCATAAGTGAGATACGTAGTGATTGCTCCGACAACGGCAAAAATGATCCCCAGATTAATTTTATTCTGCCCCTTTCCGGCTTCAATGGGAACTTCGCGGAGCACAGATTCATCTACTATTTCTTCTTTTTCCGCTTCTTCGAATCGTTCGAGTTCTTCCGGGCTGTATTCTTTAGTACGGAAAACCGTCCAGGCGACCGCACTGATGAAAGCTACCGCCCCCAGGTAGAACGACCATTTTACGGAGGGAGGAATAATTCCTTCAGGGGCTGTATTTGCCACCCCGAACCAGTTACTCAGCATCCATGGTAGAGCGGATGCCACCACAGCTCCGGTTCCGATAAAGAAACTCTGCATGGCAAAACCTTTTGTCCGCTGCTCGGACGGGAGCATATCCCCAACAAATGCCCTGAACGGCTCCATAGATACATTTATGGAAGCATCCATGATCCAAAGCATGCCCGCTGCTACCCAGAGCACGGGCGAATTTGGCATTATCACTAAAGCAATGGAAGCTGCAATGGCTCCAAATAAGAAGTACGGGCGACGGCGACCTAATCGTGTCCAGGTTCGGTCACTGAAATATCCAATGATTGGCTGAACCACAAGTCCGGTTAAAGGAGCTGCAATCCACAGTATGGGGATGTCATCTACACTGGCCCCCAGGGTTTCAAAAATACGACTTACGTTTGCATTCTGAAGGGCAAAGCCAAATTGAATCCCCAAAAAGCCAAAGCTCATATTCCATATTTCCCAAAAACTAAGGCGGGGGCGTGTGGTAGATTTTTCCATGCTTCCTGTATGATTAATTATTTAACAAAAATAACCCATTGGTTGGGGCCGAAACTGATCTCTTGCGTGGTAACCATCAAACTGGTGGAATTGTAGGTGGTGTACGATTCATCAACCCCTACTTCTGAAAGAGGTACGCTTTTTCGATCGCTGCTAAAATTAAGAACCACAACAACTTCACTGTCCTCTTTTTGACGTGTGTAGGCTAATACTCCTTCTGAGCCTTCAGGAACCCGGATAAACTCCAGATCTCCGCCAAAATCTCCATTCCACAAAGCGGGATTGTCCCGTTTCAGGCCTACAAGTGTTGTGTAGAAATCCTGATACTTATACTCTTTCCATTCAATCGGGTCTTTCTCAAAGAATTCAAGCTGCTTGTCTAATCCAGATTCCTGCCCGTTATATATTAATGGCATTCCGTCGATGGTTGCAGAAAGCACCGCGTAGTTCTCGAAATTATCCCCATACATTTGTGGATCAGTTCCATTCCATGAATTCTCATCGTGGTTGGAAGTGAAATACATGCGGTAGGAAGAGGAAGGAAAGTTGGCTTCGGTTGCCTGCATCAGGCTATCCAAATCCTGAAATGTTTGATGCCCTGCCGCAATTTCACGAATAGTGTGCGCATACTGCCAGGCATAATTCATATGAAAAGCTTCTTTTACCAATTCAGGCTCTCCATCTTCAGCCAGCATAAACACCGGTTTGATTGTGTTTAGTGAGTCAATTGCTTCTTTCCAAAAGTCGGTTGGCACCATTCCCGCCACATCACATCGGTATCCATCAATATCAAATTCACGCACCCAATATTCGAGGGCATCAATCATAGCTGCCCGCATTTTTTCGTTCTCATAATCGAGCTGAATTACGTCGGTCCAGTCGGTACCTCTTGGAGGCATAAAGTTTCCTTCCTCATTCAATTCGTACCACTCCGGGTTTTCGATCCAGGGATTATCCCATGCGGTATGATTTGCTACCCAATCGATAATCACCTTAAAACCTAATTGATGTGCTTCATCCACAAAACGGGCAAAATCAGCTTTGGTGCCAAAGTTCGGGTTCACGTCTTTATAGTCCTGTACTGAATAGTAGCTACCCAGCGGCCCCTTTCTATTCTTCTCTCCGATGGGATGAATAGGCATCAGCCATAAAATACGAACACCCATCTCGCGAATTCTCGGTAAGTCTTTTCGAACGGCTTCGAACGTACCTTCTTCCGAATACTGGCGGACATTAATTTCATAAATGCTGGAATTCTTACTCCATTCCAGCTGCTTCACCGAACTTACAGGAGCTTTGTCTGAATTTTGTTCGGGTTGATTGCAACCGCCAAAAATAACACTTAAAGCCAGTAAAACCGGAAGCAGGTTGTTTATAAATTTCTTCATGAACTTGGTTTTCTTATAGAGTTAGTATTTCAAAACTGTTTGATGGCAGGGTTACTTTGAGCACCCCATCCTCTATTACAAAATCGTTACCGAATTGGGCTTCCAGATTTGAGTAATCAAATTCATCCCGTAAAAGCACCTCTACTATTTGCTGCTGATCCGATTTATTGAAAGCTGCGATTACCTGCTCCTCGAAGTACGCTCTGGAGTAGGCTAATGTATTTTCCGTAACGGTATGGAATCGAAAGTCGCCATATGTCAGGGTCATTTCAGTGTTACGAAGGTCGGTTAACGTGCTGTACACGCTCCGGTTCCTGAGTTCCTGTGAGCTGAGCTCGTCTTCCTCAAATTCCATCCATCGGCGGTTATCCGGGTCGTTGGCTCCGG
The nucleotide sequence above comes from Gracilimonas sp.. Encoded proteins:
- a CDS encoding MFS transporter, giving the protein MEKSTTRPRLSFWEIWNMSFGFLGIQFGFALQNANVSRIFETLGASVDDIPILWIAAPLTGLVVQPIIGYFSDRTWTRLGRRRPYFLFGAIAASIALVIMPNSPVLWVAAGMLWIMDASINVSMEPFRAFVGDMLPSEQRTKGFAMQSFFIGTGAVVASALPWMLSNWFGVANTAPEGIIPPSVKWSFYLGAVAFISAVAWTVFRTKEYSPEELERFEEAEKEEIVDESVLREVPIEAGKGQNKINLGIIFAVVGAITTYLTYAYELEKEVYVATGGLIAAGLVSLVAGLLQKGGKTQHGLVVVMHDFIHMPKTMKQLAVVQFFSWFALFAMWIYTTSGVTAHIYGTSDTTSMLYNEGADWVGVMFGVYNGVAAIVAFGLAPLAKILSRKWVHALSLVLGGIGLILIYFISDPMMLIISMIGVGVAWASILAMPYAILAGSLPAQKMGLYMGIFNFFIVLPQLLAATILGFVTRTYFGGEAVYALVLGGIVMIIAAATMYFVDDVDEKAEIK
- a CDS encoding alpha-amylase family glycosyl hydrolase, encoding MKKFINNLLPVLLALSVIFGGCNQPEQNSDKAPVSSVKQLEWSKNSSIYEINVRQYSEEGTFEAVRKDLPRIREMGVRILWLMPIHPIGEKNRKGPLGSYYSVQDYKDVNPNFGTKADFARFVDEAHQLGFKVIIDWVANHTAWDNPWIENPEWYELNEEGNFMPPRGTDWTDVIQLDYENEKMRAAMIDALEYWVREFDIDGYRCDVAGMVPTDFWKEAIDSLNTIKPVFMLAEDGEPELVKEAFHMNYAWQYAHTIREIAAGHQTFQDLDSLMQATEANFPSSSYRMYFTSNHDENSWNGTDPQMYGDNFENYAVLSATIDGMPLIYNGQESGLDKQLEFFEKDPIEWKEYKYQDFYTTLVGLKRDNPALWNGDFGGDLEFIRVPEGSEGVLAYTRQKEDSEVVVVLNFSSDRKSVPLSEVGVDESYTTYNSTSLMVTTQEISFGPNQWVIFVK